Proteins encoded within one genomic window of Halorussus salilacus:
- the purE gene encoding 5-(carboxyamino)imidazole ribonucleotide mutase, which yields MTELQRLIDDLRAEAERDRDPEDTPEIGIVMGSDSDLDVMAGSEDGRPGAYDALTELGFEEVTDYDDPPEARFTFETYVVSAHRTPELMYAYAETAEERGLDVIIAGAGGKSADLPNMTASLAYPLPVVGVPVQEKSLPSVVGMPTGAPIVAVDAGKSFNAALSAVQMLARQHDDLRERLVEYHDDLQEGVAEVSRDLHEKGTPGFREE from the coding sequence ATGACCGAACTCCAGAGACTCATCGACGACCTGCGAGCCGAGGCAGAGCGCGACAGGGACCCCGAGGACACACCCGAAATCGGCATCGTGATGGGGAGCGACTCGGACCTCGACGTGATGGCCGGGTCCGAGGACGGCCGACCCGGGGCCTACGACGCGCTGACTGAACTGGGCTTCGAGGAGGTGACCGACTACGACGACCCGCCCGAGGCCCGATTCACCTTCGAGACGTACGTGGTGTCGGCCCACCGCACCCCCGAACTCATGTACGCCTACGCCGAGACCGCCGAGGAGCGCGGGCTCGACGTGATAATCGCGGGTGCGGGCGGCAAGTCGGCCGACCTGCCGAACATGACCGCCTCGCTGGCGTACCCCCTGCCGGTCGTCGGGGTGCCGGTCCAGGAGAAGTCCCTGCCCTCCGTCGTGGGGATGCCGACCGGTGCGCCCATCGTCGCGGTGGACGCTGGCAAGTCGTTCAACGCCGCGCTGTCGGCGGTCCAGATGCTCGCCCGCCAGCACGACGACCTCCGCGAGCGACTGGTCGAGTACCACGACGACCTGCAGGAGGGCGTCGCGGAGGTCTCGCGGGACCTCCACGAGAAGGGGACGCCGGGATTCCGAGAGGAATAA
- a CDS encoding 5-(carboxyamino)imidazole ribonucleotide synthase, with protein MSDAETLGVVGGGQLGRMLAEAAAPLGIEVVVLDPTPECPASTVARDQIVGDFGDEDGVRELASRANYLTYEIELADPDTLERVGEEYDVPVHPDPETLRTIQDKLVQKEALGEAGIPVPEFRRVDDRSDLEAALDEFGDVMLKAREGGYDGRGNVPVRGAEDLDALDELDGPAMAERFVDFEREVSIIGVKGDEETRTFPLGENVHREEILRETVVPARTDEDVAERAREVAEDVLDLLSGRGVYGIELFETAGGEILVNEIAPRPHNSGHYTIEGALTSQFEQHARAVTGRPLGATDLRSPVVMANVLGDVAEPRPANPAGVESVLAHPGASYHWYGKREVRPLRKMGHMTLVGRNDESTDELLATARRLREEVTFE; from the coding sequence ATGAGCGACGCAGAGACCCTCGGAGTCGTCGGCGGCGGGCAACTCGGCCGGATGCTCGCGGAAGCGGCCGCACCGCTCGGAATCGAGGTGGTCGTGCTCGACCCCACCCCGGAGTGTCCGGCCTCGACGGTCGCCCGCGACCAGATAGTCGGCGACTTCGGCGACGAGGACGGCGTGCGGGAACTCGCCTCGCGCGCGAACTACCTCACGTACGAGATAGAGTTGGCCGACCCCGACACCCTCGAACGCGTCGGCGAGGAGTACGACGTGCCCGTCCACCCCGACCCCGAGACCCTCCGGACGATTCAGGACAAGCTGGTCCAGAAGGAGGCGCTCGGCGAGGCCGGAATCCCGGTGCCGGAGTTCCGGCGGGTGGACGACCGCTCGGACCTCGAAGCCGCGCTCGACGAGTTCGGCGACGTGATGCTGAAGGCCCGCGAGGGCGGCTACGACGGCCGGGGCAACGTCCCGGTCCGGGGAGCCGAGGACCTCGACGCGCTCGACGAACTCGACGGTCCCGCGATGGCCGAGCGGTTCGTGGACTTCGAGCGCGAGGTGTCGATAATCGGGGTAAAGGGCGACGAGGAGACCCGGACCTTCCCGCTGGGCGAGAACGTCCACCGCGAGGAGATACTCCGCGAGACGGTGGTCCCGGCCCGGACCGACGAGGACGTGGCCGAGCGCGCCCGCGAGGTCGCCGAGGACGTACTTGACCTGCTCTCGGGCCGGGGCGTGTACGGCATCGAACTCTTCGAAACCGCTGGCGGCGAAATTCTGGTGAACGAGATCGCGCCCCGGCCCCACAACTCGGGCCACTACACCATCGAGGGCGCGCTGACCTCGCAGTTCGAACAGCACGCCCGCGCCGTGACCGGACGACCGCTCGGCGCGACCGACCTCCGGAGTCCCGTGGTGATGGCGAACGTGCTGGGTGACGTGGCCGAGCCCCGGCCCGCGAATCCCGCGGGCGTCGAGTCCGTCCTCGCTCACCCCGGCGCGAGCTACCACTGGTACGGCAAGCGCGAGGTCCGACCACTCCGGAAGATGGGCCACATGACGCTGGTGGGTCGAAACGACGAATCGACCGACGAACTGCTGGCGACCGCCCGCCGACTGCGCGAGGAGGTGACCTTCGAATGA
- a CDS encoding flippase activity-associated protein Agl23: MSADETPASVRERLASSETAFGVRTRTAVALVGVTALALSVRLFGLGSRVFHWDEGRVGYWILRYAETGVWEYHAIIHGPFLYHVDKFLFGLVGPSDFVARLPVAVVTGLLPLSAWLFRERLDRTEMVALALFFAFNPVLLYYSRFMRNDALLAALMIFALGFYVRLFDTGRARHLYAGTFALALAFTTKENVLIYVLTWVGAAVLLLDHRFTLRADAGERLALARGYVRSGWTAFRHWSPHLLAALFVFLAVVVFFYAPRARGVSGPGLWKAFSNPAMFPAVLEAGTVGAWEEFASTWAGSHQDHAYIPFLVHYVETLWQGAAPLTLLAGVGFVADRYRGDRPRDLVSFAFYGGFVSIFGYPIATDIQAPWATVHAVVPLAIPAAVGLAIFVRWGLDAIDDEDGVSAVLAAMVVLLVAGQVAVTAADTSFAHPQDQYLDEAGTEENMLVQFGQPADGLRPTLETVEYAIDRNDGTDVLWYGSDFYVADETENDDWAAEGNWYDRLPVPWYTELYGAEVDSTNDLADVESTAAPVVVARADDRAGVESRLDGYRAFEHELTVHGSETVFFVDEEYVERADGADPDGDDE, translated from the coding sequence ATGAGTGCAGACGAGACGCCCGCGAGCGTTCGCGAGCGGCTTGCCTCCTCCGAGACCGCGTTCGGGGTTCGGACGAGGACGGCCGTCGCGCTCGTCGGGGTGACCGCGCTGGCGCTTTCGGTTCGACTGTTCGGGCTCGGGTCGCGGGTGTTCCACTGGGACGAGGGCCGGGTCGGCTACTGGATACTCCGGTACGCCGAGACCGGCGTCTGGGAGTACCACGCCATCATCCACGGGCCCTTCCTCTATCACGTCGATAAGTTCCTGTTCGGGCTGGTCGGGCCGAGCGACTTCGTCGCGCGCCTCCCGGTCGCGGTCGTGACCGGCCTGCTCCCGCTGTCGGCGTGGCTGTTCCGCGAGCGATTGGACCGGACGGAGATGGTCGCGCTCGCGCTCTTTTTCGCATTCAACCCCGTGCTGTTGTACTACTCGCGGTTCATGCGCAACGACGCGCTGTTGGCGGCGCTGATGATCTTCGCGCTGGGATTCTACGTCCGACTGTTCGACACCGGGAGGGCGCGCCACCTCTACGCCGGGACGTTCGCGCTCGCGCTGGCGTTCACCACCAAGGAGAACGTGCTGATATACGTCCTGACGTGGGTCGGCGCGGCGGTCCTCCTGCTCGACCACCGGTTCACGCTCCGGGCCGACGCGGGCGAGCGCCTTGCGCTCGCCCGCGGGTACGTCCGGTCGGGGTGGACCGCGTTCCGGCACTGGTCGCCCCACCTGCTGGCCGCCCTCTTCGTCTTCCTCGCCGTCGTCGTCTTCTTCTACGCGCCCCGGGCCCGCGGGGTCTCGGGCCCTGGGCTCTGGAAGGCGTTCTCGAATCCCGCGATGTTCCCCGCGGTCCTCGAAGCCGGGACGGTCGGCGCGTGGGAGGAGTTCGCGAGTACGTGGGCGGGCAGCCACCAGGACCACGCCTACATCCCCTTCCTCGTCCACTACGTCGAGACGCTCTGGCAGGGGGCCGCGCCGCTGACCCTGCTCGCGGGCGTCGGCTTCGTCGCCGACCGCTACCGGGGCGACCGACCCCGCGACCTCGTGTCGTTCGCGTTCTACGGCGGGTTCGTCAGCATCTTCGGCTATCCCATCGCCACCGACATCCAGGCGCCGTGGGCGACCGTCCACGCCGTCGTTCCGCTGGCGATTCCCGCGGCGGTCGGCCTCGCCATCTTCGTCCGGTGGGGGCTCGACGCCATCGACGACGAGGACGGCGTGAGCGCGGTGCTGGCCGCTATGGTCGTGTTGCTCGTCGCCGGGCAGGTCGCGGTGACCGCGGCCGACACCTCGTTCGCCCACCCGCAGGACCAGTATCTCGACGAGGCCGGAACCGAGGAGAACATGCTGGTCCAGTTCGGCCAGCCCGCAGACGGCCTCCGGCCGACGCTGGAGACTGTCGAGTACGCCATCGACCGGAACGACGGCACCGACGTGCTGTGGTACGGCTCGGATTTCTACGTCGCCGACGAGACCGAGAACGACGACTGGGCCGCGGAGGGCAACTGGTACGACCGGCTCCCCGTCCCGTGGTACACCGAACTGTACGGCGCGGAGGTCGACAGCACGAACGACCTCGCCGACGTCGAGTCGACCGCCGCGCCGGTCGTCGTCGCCCGCGCCGACGACCGCGCTGGCGTCGAGTCCCGACTCGACGGCTACCGGGCGTTCGAGCACGAACTCACCGTCCACGGCAGCGAGACCGTGTTCTTCGTCGACGAGGAGTACGTCGAGCGCGCCGACGGGGCCGACCCGGACGGGGACGACGAGTAG
- the ribH gene encoding 6,7-dimethyl-8-ribityllumazine synthase, with the protein MTALGLVVSRFNREVTEQMEEHAHEAAADRGAEVVETLHVPGAYDAPLAADRLARREEIDAVAVVGTVVTGDTDHDRVIADAAARGLTDVSLDRDTPVTFGVSGPGMSGAEARERVGKGAEAVNAAIELAEEL; encoded by the coding sequence ATGACTGCACTCGGCCTCGTCGTCTCGCGGTTCAACCGCGAGGTAACCGAGCAGATGGAAGAACACGCCCACGAGGCGGCCGCCGACCGGGGCGCGGAGGTCGTCGAGACCCTCCACGTCCCGGGGGCCTACGACGCGCCGCTGGCGGCCGACAGGCTGGCCCGCCGGGAAGAGATAGACGCTGTGGCGGTCGTCGGTACCGTCGTCACCGGCGACACCGATCACGACCGGGTCATCGCCGACGCCGCCGCGCGGGGGCTGACCGACGTGAGCCTCGACCGCGACACCCCGGTCACCTTCGGCGTGAGCGGACCGGGGATGTCGGGCGCGGAGGCCCGCGAGCGCGTCGGCAAGGGCGCGGAGGCCGTCAACGCCGCCATCGAACTCGCGGAGGAACTATGA
- a CDS encoding pyridoxal phosphate-dependent aminotransferase, giving the protein MKFSDRIRRVEPSATLAISNLASELEAEGADVVDLSVGEPDFPTPENVVEAGKAAMDAGHTGYTSSNGIPALREAIAAKLRDDGLDHEAGNVVVTPGAKQALYEAVQTLVGDGDEVVLLDPAWVSYEAMAKLAGGDLNRVDLAPYDFQLEPALSDLADAMSDETELLIVNSPNNPTGAVYSDAALEGVADLAVENDVTVISDEIYAEITYGAEPTSLGTFDGMADRTVTVNGFSKAYSMTGWRLGYYAGPEELVSQAGKLHSHSVSCATNFVQHAGVEALEHTDDAVEEMVDAFAERREFLLDRLGEEGVDAPEPDGAFYLMIPVDDDDQTWCEAALEDAHVATVPGSAFGAPGYARISYANSKERIGEAVDRLVDADLL; this is encoded by the coding sequence ATGAAGTTCAGCGACCGCATCCGGCGGGTCGAGCCGAGCGCGACGCTGGCCATCTCCAACCTCGCCTCCGAACTCGAAGCCGAGGGGGCCGACGTGGTGGACCTGAGCGTGGGCGAACCCGACTTCCCGACGCCCGAGAACGTGGTCGAGGCGGGCAAGGCGGCGATGGACGCGGGCCACACCGGATACACCTCCTCGAACGGCATCCCCGCGCTCCGAGAGGCAATCGCCGCGAAGCTCCGGGACGACGGTCTGGACCACGAGGCCGGGAACGTCGTGGTCACGCCCGGCGCGAAGCAGGCGCTCTACGAGGCGGTCCAGACGCTCGTCGGAGACGGCGACGAGGTCGTCCTCCTCGACCCGGCGTGGGTCTCCTACGAAGCGATGGCGAAGCTCGCGGGCGGCGACCTGAACCGCGTGGACCTCGCGCCCTACGACTTCCAGCTCGAACCCGCGCTCTCTGACCTCGCCGACGCGATGTCCGACGAGACCGAGCTCCTGATAGTCAACTCTCCGAACAACCCCACCGGAGCCGTCTACTCCGACGCCGCGCTCGAAGGGGTCGCCGACCTCGCGGTCGAGAACGACGTGACCGTCATCAGCGACGAGATCTACGCCGAAATCACCTACGGTGCGGAGCCGACCAGCCTCGGCACGTTCGACGGGATGGCCGACCGGACCGTTACCGTCAACGGCTTCTCGAAGGCCTACTCGATGACCGGGTGGCGGCTCGGCTACTACGCGGGACCCGAGGAACTCGTCTCGCAGGCCGGAAAGCTCCACTCCCACTCGGTCTCGTGTGCGACCAACTTCGTCCAGCACGCAGGGGTCGAGGCGCTCGAACACACCGACGACGCGGTCGAGGAGATGGTCGACGCCTTCGCCGAGCGCCGGGAGTTCCTGCTCGACCGCCTCGGCGAGGAGGGCGTCGACGCCCCCGAACCCGACGGCGCGTTCTACCTGATGATTCCGGTGGACGACGACGACCAGACGTGGTGCGAGGCGGCGTTAGAGGACGCCCACGTCGCGACGGTGCCCGGAAGCGCGTTCGGCGCGCCGGGCTACGCCCGCATCTCCTACGCCAACAGCAAGGAGCGCATCGGCGAAGCCGTCGACAGACTCGTGGACGCCGACCTGCTGTAA
- a CDS encoding class I SAM-dependent methyltransferase, producing MTDPETVATYQSVADEYRERHADRSGVAELVEEFLTAVEDATGGAPGRVADVGCGPGWESATFADRGHEVVAADLTPAFLRVAREEAPDAAFARMDMRSLGFAADAFDGLWACASFLHVPREDAPATLREFRRTVRPDGVAYLSVKRGDGEKEGDGYEGDSRRFTLYRAGELRSLVSDAGFEVESLSDGEWITLLARA from the coding sequence GTGACCGACCCCGAAACCGTGGCGACCTACCAGTCGGTCGCCGACGAGTACCGCGAGCGCCACGCCGACCGCTCGGGCGTCGCCGAGTTGGTCGAGGAGTTCCTGACAGCCGTCGAGGACGCGACCGGCGGCGCACCCGGTCGCGTCGCCGACGTGGGCTGTGGTCCCGGGTGGGAGTCGGCCACCTTCGCCGACCGCGGCCACGAGGTCGTGGCCGCCGACCTCACGCCCGCGTTCCTCCGGGTCGCTCGGGAGGAGGCCCCCGACGCCGCGTTCGCGCGGATGGACATGCGGAGCCTCGGCTTCGCCGCCGACGCCTTCGACGGCCTGTGGGCGTGCGCGTCGTTCCTCCACGTCCCCCGGGAGGACGCGCCCGCGACCCTCCGGGAGTTCCGCCGGACGGTCCGACCCGACGGCGTCGCCTACCTCTCGGTCAAGCGCGGCGACGGCGAGAAAGAGGGCGACGGCTACGAGGGCGATAGCCGTCGGTTCACGCTGTATCGGGCCGGAGAACTGCGGTCGCTGGTGTCGGACGCCGGGTTCGAGGTCGAGTCGCTCTCGGACGGCGAGTGGATCACGTTGCTCGCGCGGGCGTGA
- a CDS encoding nucleoside phosphorylase — protein sequence MPGDSEDPNDEVQYHVEVGEGDVADAVLLPGNPERIEKITRFWDSAEEMAHHREYRTVTGDYEGTPISVTSTGIGSPSAAIAVEELARVGADTFIRVGSCGAIQPDMAVGDLVISTGGVRQEGTSDEYVREDYPAVADYEVVSALVAAAERLGYDYHTGITMSADSFYAGQGRPGFEGFEAAGSDELVEGLKAANVKNIEMEASAIMTLANIYGLRAGAVCSVFANRETGEFLTEGENHAAETASLAVKLLAKMDEVKAEAGVDRWHPGLSLDQ from the coding sequence ATGCCCGGCGACAGCGAAGACCCCAACGACGAAGTCCAGTATCACGTCGAGGTCGGCGAGGGCGACGTGGCCGACGCCGTCCTCCTCCCCGGCAATCCCGAGCGCATCGAGAAGATAACCCGGTTCTGGGACTCCGCCGAGGAGATGGCCCACCACCGCGAGTACCGCACGGTCACCGGCGACTACGAGGGGACGCCCATCAGCGTCACCTCCACGGGTATCGGAAGCCCCTCGGCGGCCATCGCGGTCGAGGAGTTGGCCCGCGTCGGTGCCGACACCTTCATCCGGGTGGGGTCGTGCGGGGCCATCCAGCCCGACATGGCGGTCGGCGACTTGGTCATCTCGACAGGCGGCGTCCGTCAGGAGGGCACCAGCGACGAGTACGTCCGCGAGGACTACCCCGCGGTCGCCGACTACGAGGTCGTCTCGGCGCTCGTCGCGGCGGCCGAGCGCCTCGGCTACGACTACCACACCGGCATCACGATGAGCGCCGACAGCTTCTACGCCGGGCAGGGTCGGCCCGGATTCGAGGGGTTCGAGGCGGCCGGGAGCGACGAACTGGTCGAGGGCCTCAAGGCCGCCAACGTCAAGAACATCGAGATGGAGGCCAGCGCCATCATGACCCTCGCGAACATCTACGGCCTGCGGGCGGGCGCGGTCTGCTCGGTGTTCGCCAACCGCGAGACCGGCGAGTTCCTGACCGAGGGCGAGAACCACGCCGCCGAAACTGCGAGCCTCGCGGTCAAACTGTTGGCGAAGATGGACGAAGTGAAAGCCGAGGCGGGCGTCGACCGGTGGCACCCCGGCCTGAGTCTTGACCAGTAG
- the cdd gene encoding cytidine deaminase, with the protein MDELIESAREVQERAHVPYSDYPVGAALRTADGTVYVGCNIENANYSNSLHAEEVAIAEAVKEGHREFDALAVSSARRDGVTPCGMCRQTLAEFCDDDLPVVCDEGDEVAEYSLGELLPNTITEEMLE; encoded by the coding sequence ATGGACGAACTCATCGAGTCAGCCCGCGAAGTACAGGAGCGAGCGCACGTCCCATACTCGGACTACCCGGTCGGGGCCGCCCTGCGGACCGCCGACGGCACGGTCTACGTCGGCTGTAACATCGAGAACGCCAACTACAGCAACAGCCTCCACGCCGAGGAGGTCGCCATCGCGGAGGCGGTCAAGGAGGGCCACCGCGAGTTCGATGCGCTCGCGGTGAGTTCCGCGCGGCGAGACGGCGTCACGCCCTGCGGGATGTGCAGACAGACGCTCGCGGAGTTCTGCGACGACGACCTGCCCGTGGTCTGCGACGAGGGCGACGAGGTGGCAGAGTACTCGCTGGGCGAACTCCTCCCGAACACCATCACCGAGGAGATGCTGGAGTAG
- a CDS encoding ABC transporter permease, whose amino-acid sequence MSVGRLPTGRRLLVALGGLAVAALLAVELLFPANPITDIAVVLATIVVDANYVSSVLRLTVPIAFAALGGIFAEKSGVINIGLEGLLIISAFTSLAAAAALGGGDPNQTQLWLGFGIAVLVSTLFALLFAIVCIEFKADQIIAGLAVWLIALGLAPFASKVIWGQVNSPTIGTFDDWTVPLLAEIPFVGPVLFDASPMVYLLLVAVAASWYVLNRTAFGRWIEASGENPKALDTVGVDVRKVRYAGVLLSGFLSGIGGAGLAIGRVGQFIGGGTTMINGRGWIGITAYLFGNYNPVGAFGGSFLFASLDALQFRLQQVGYNVPSDLIGIIPYVTVVVVLAFVGRTRIPSAAGEHYESGEE is encoded by the coding sequence ATGAGCGTCGGCCGCCTCCCGACCGGTCGTCGGCTACTCGTAGCGCTCGGTGGGCTCGCGGTCGCGGCGCTCCTCGCGGTGGAGCTACTGTTCCCCGCGAATCCGATCACCGACATCGCGGTCGTCCTCGCCACCATCGTCGTCGACGCGAACTACGTGAGCTCCGTGTTGCGGCTCACGGTTCCGATAGCGTTCGCGGCGCTCGGCGGCATCTTCGCCGAGAAGTCCGGCGTCATCAACATCGGTCTCGAAGGACTGCTCATCATCTCGGCGTTCACGTCGCTGGCGGCCGCGGCCGCGCTCGGTGGCGGCGACCCGAACCAGACCCAACTCTGGCTCGGGTTCGGTATCGCGGTGCTGGTGAGCACGTTGTTCGCGCTCCTGTTCGCGATAGTCTGTATCGAGTTCAAGGCCGACCAGATAATCGCGGGGCTGGCGGTGTGGCTCATCGCGCTCGGTCTCGCGCCGTTCGCCAGCAAGGTCATCTGGGGACAGGTCAACAGTCCGACCATCGGGACGTTCGACGACTGGACGGTCCCGCTACTCGCCGAGATTCCGTTCGTCGGTCCGGTGCTGTTCGACGCCAGTCCGATGGTGTACCTGTTGCTCGTCGCGGTGGCCGCGTCGTGGTACGTCCTGAACCGGACCGCGTTCGGCCGGTGGATAGAGGCCAGCGGCGAGAACCCGAAGGCGCTCGACACCGTCGGCGTGGACGTGCGGAAGGTCCGGTACGCGGGCGTCCTGCTGTCGGGATTCCTCTCGGGCATCGGCGGTGCGGGGCTCGCCATCGGCCGCGTCGGGCAGTTCATCGGCGGCGGCACCACGATGATCAACGGACGCGGCTGGATCGGCATCACCGCCTACCTGTTCGGTAACTACAACCCGGTCGGCGCGTTCGGCGGGTCGTTCCTGTTCGCGAGCCTCGACGCGTTGCAGTTCCGCCTCCAGCAGGTCGGGTACAACGTTCCGAGCGACCTCATCGGAATCATCCCCTACGTGACGGTCGTGGTGGTGCTGGCGTTCGTCGGCCGGACGCGGATTCCCTCGGCGGCGGGCGAGCACTACGAGTCCGGCGAGGAGTAG
- a CDS encoding ABC transporter permease has translation MSGDDAEDSVDGGGDSGGRFGRTLGRLVDASAVERILISLAALVLSVVVGTLVILVSGLVLSPCPSTPFASIPGVGAFCYDPIEVYRVLVVGAFGSTYNLGITLKETTLLVFTGLSVAVAFRAGLFNIGTQGQLVLGALGTGLGVVWAAPFVPAGLVGGVVLAAFGLLAGALVGGVWGAIPGALKAYADANEVITTIMLNFVATGLALTLVSEVFKDPETQNIQTRAVPEHAEFPPSLLGVQDFSIFVLIGGIALAVGVYWMLRGTTFGYDLRTSGEQPDAAEYGGVDAKRMTVTSMALSGAIAGIGGAVYVLMVAGYWQEGIPSLGFDGITVSILAGNNPIGVLPASLLFGALKGGSLAIEFELAVPQELVGILRGLVILFVAMPEFFRMIGIRYDYGDDATVAADGAGPEDPGTDRDSGPTDASDDDEGGEDR, from the coding sequence ATGAGCGGCGACGACGCCGAGGACTCGGTCGACGGCGGAGGCGACTCGGGTGGTCGGTTCGGCCGAACCCTCGGCCGACTCGTCGACGCCTCGGCGGTCGAGCGAATCCTCATCAGCCTCGCGGCGCTCGTGCTGTCGGTCGTGGTCGGCACGCTCGTCATCCTCGTCTCGGGGCTGGTGCTGTCGCCGTGTCCGTCGACCCCGTTCGCCTCGATTCCGGGCGTCGGCGCGTTCTGCTACGACCCCATCGAGGTGTATCGGGTCCTCGTGGTGGGCGCGTTCGGTTCGACGTACAACCTCGGAATCACGCTGAAGGAGACGACCTTGCTCGTGTTCACCGGGCTGTCGGTCGCGGTCGCGTTCCGGGCGGGCCTGTTCAACATCGGGACGCAGGGCCAGCTCGTCCTCGGCGCGCTCGGGACCGGTCTCGGAGTCGTGTGGGCCGCGCCGTTCGTGCCCGCCGGACTCGTCGGCGGCGTCGTCCTCGCCGCGTTCGGCCTCCTCGCTGGCGCGCTGGTCGGCGGCGTCTGGGGCGCGATTCCGGGCGCGCTGAAGGCGTACGCCGACGCCAACGAGGTCATCACCACCATCATGCTCAACTTCGTCGCGACGGGACTCGCGCTCACCCTCGTCTCGGAGGTGTTCAAGGACCCCGAGACGCAGAACATCCAGACGCGGGCGGTCCCCGAGCACGCGGAGTTCCCGCCGTCGCTACTCGGCGTTCAGGACTTCTCGATATTCGTGCTAATCGGCGGTATCGCCCTCGCGGTGGGGGTCTACTGGATGCTCCGCGGGACGACGTTCGGCTACGACCTCCGGACCAGCGGCGAACAGCCCGACGCCGCCGAGTACGGCGGCGTCGATGCCAAGCGGATGACGGTGACGAGCATGGCGCTCTCGGGTGCCATCGCCGGAATCGGCGGCGCGGTGTACGTGCTGATGGTCGCCGGATACTGGCAGGAGGGGATTCCGTCGCTCGGCTTCGACGGCATCACGGTGTCCATCCTCGCGGGCAACAACCCCATCGGCGTGCTCCCCGCGTCCCTACTGTTCGGGGCGTTGAAGGGCGGGAGCCTCGCCATCGAGTTCGAACTCGCGGTTCCCCAGGAACTCGTCGGCATCCTCCGCGGCCTCGTCATCCTGTTCGTCGCGATGCCCGAGTTCTTCCGGATGATCGGGATTCGCTACGATTACGGCGACGACGCGACGGTCGCCGCCGACGGGGCGGGACCCGAAGACCCCGGGACCGACCGGGACTCGGGGCCGACCGACGCGTCCGACGACGACGAGGGAGGTGAGGACCGATGA